A genomic segment from Armatimonadota bacterium encodes:
- a CDS encoding class I tRNA ligase family protein, whose amino-acid sequence MPRFKPVSSKVDFPAMEREILAWWETHRVREQYLRRNENAPRRWSFLDGPITANNPMGVHHAWGRTYKDLFQRYRTMRGFRQRYQNGFDCQGLWVEVEVEKDLGFSSKRDIERYGIEPFVNLCKHRVLTYAAIQTRQSLRLGMWMDWNDPQDLERLAEAVKTDPRRTVEVPVRGGGWLRQSAEQIIGRLGDREIGGSYFTLSDENNYQIWGFLKRCHERGLIYKGHDVMPWCPRCATGLSEHEIATEGYKEVTHRGVFLRLPLLDEPHSALLVWTTTPWTLTSNVAAAVHPGLTYVRVRQGGETLYLEEGALGVLQGPYQVEERLPGAALVGRRYRGPFDHLPPQQGVEHRVIPWSDVTSAEGTGIVHIAPGCGAEDFQLSREHGLPVIAPIDEDGVFLPGFGELTGLRTDEAARPIIDYLTRTGRLYKVEPYTHRYPVCWRCGTELVFRLVDEWFIRMDPLREELMAITRRIRWIPGFGLDRELDWLRNMHDWMISKKRYWGLALPIYECSSCGAFEVIGSREELRERAVAGWETFEGHSPHRPWVDAVKIRCPRCGATTGRIADVGNPWLDAGIVSMSTLHYRTDPAYWRQWFPADFITESFPGQYRNWFYSLLVMAAVLAAEEPFRTCLGHGLVRDEQGREMHKSWGNAIEFNEAADRAGVDTMRWLYVSQNPAQNLNFGYGILDDVRRRFIIPLWNVFAFLVTYASLETFELGDLLRQPPQVGTLDRWLLSRLTRVVGTVAERLDDYDPQGASRVLEAFVDDLSNWYVRRSRRRFWKSGADEDKRAAYYTLYRTMRTLTLLLAPFIPFLAERLYQDLVRVVEPDAPVSVHLCDFPEPVEAWLDDQLEAEMDAVRRLVTLGRAARGQARLKVRQPLPAVLLVTKSAGLRERADLLDILADELNVKAVRFVDDPGRYVTFEVKPRFEVLGPRYGAVVQAIARQLRTLDPGAALQALARDGRLRLSVDGRDVVLTPEELEIRMQSTRGYAAEGADGEFAILETALTPDLVLEGRARELVHQVQTLRKELNLAVNDRIVLHYEGPLQDLLAAHREYIMRETLTVEVREGVPAGQPARTLQLDGAQVRLALARHGP is encoded by the coding sequence ATGCCGCGTTTCAAGCCCGTCTCTTCAAAAGTCGACTTCCCGGCCATGGAGCGGGAGATCCTGGCCTGGTGGGAGACGCACCGCGTCCGCGAGCAGTACCTCCGGCGCAACGAGAACGCCCCGCGGCGCTGGTCCTTTTTGGACGGCCCGATCACCGCCAACAACCCGATGGGCGTGCACCACGCCTGGGGGCGGACCTATAAAGACCTCTTCCAGCGCTACCGGACGATGCGTGGCTTCCGCCAGCGCTACCAGAACGGCTTCGACTGTCAGGGGCTGTGGGTAGAGGTGGAGGTGGAGAAGGACCTGGGCTTCTCCAGCAAGCGCGACATCGAGCGCTACGGCATCGAGCCCTTCGTCAACCTCTGCAAGCACCGCGTCCTGACCTATGCCGCGATCCAGACCCGCCAGTCCCTCAGGCTCGGGATGTGGATGGACTGGAACGACCCGCAGGATCTGGAGCGGCTGGCCGAGGCCGTCAAGACCGACCCGCGTCGGACGGTCGAGGTGCCCGTGCGGGGCGGGGGGTGGCTCCGGCAGAGCGCCGAGCAGATCATCGGCCGGCTGGGAGACCGTGAGATCGGCGGCTCCTACTTCACGCTGTCCGACGAGAACAACTACCAGATCTGGGGATTCCTCAAACGCTGCCATGAGCGGGGGCTGATCTACAAGGGCCACGACGTCATGCCGTGGTGTCCCCGCTGCGCCACCGGCCTGAGCGAGCACGAGATCGCCACGGAAGGGTACAAGGAGGTGACGCATCGGGGCGTCTTCCTGCGCCTGCCGCTCCTGGACGAGCCGCACAGCGCTCTGCTGGTGTGGACGACGACGCCCTGGACCCTCACCAGCAACGTCGCGGCGGCCGTCCATCCGGGGCTCACCTATGTGCGCGTTCGCCAAGGCGGCGAGACGTTGTACCTCGAGGAAGGAGCCCTGGGCGTGCTGCAGGGGCCGTACCAGGTGGAGGAGCGCCTGCCGGGCGCGGCGCTGGTCGGCCGGCGCTACCGCGGACCCTTCGATCACCTGCCCCCTCAGCAGGGGGTGGAGCACCGGGTCATCCCCTGGTCGGACGTGACCAGCGCCGAGGGCACCGGCATCGTGCACATCGCTCCGGGCTGCGGCGCCGAGGACTTCCAGCTGAGCAGGGAGCACGGGTTGCCGGTCATCGCGCCGATCGACGAGGACGGCGTCTTCCTCCCCGGGTTCGGTGAGCTGACCGGCCTGCGTACCGACGAGGCCGCCCGGCCGATCATCGACTATCTGACGCGCACCGGCCGGCTGTATAAGGTGGAGCCCTACACCCACCGCTATCCGGTCTGCTGGCGGTGCGGGACCGAGCTGGTCTTCCGGCTGGTGGACGAGTGGTTCATCCGGATGGATCCGCTCCGCGAGGAGTTGATGGCCATCACCCGGCGCATCCGCTGGATCCCGGGCTTCGGGCTGGACCGGGAGCTGGACTGGCTGCGCAACATGCACGACTGGATGATCAGCAAGAAGCGGTACTGGGGACTGGCTCTGCCCATCTACGAGTGCTCCTCCTGCGGCGCTTTTGAGGTGATCGGCTCCCGCGAGGAGCTACGGGAGCGGGCTGTGGCAGGGTGGGAGACCTTCGAGGGCCACAGTCCCCACCGGCCGTGGGTGGATGCGGTGAAGATCCGCTGTCCGCGGTGCGGGGCCACCACCGGCCGCATCGCCGACGTGGGGAATCCCTGGCTGGACGCCGGCATCGTCTCCATGAGCACGCTGCACTACCGCACCGATCCGGCGTACTGGCGGCAGTGGTTCCCCGCCGATTTCATCACGGAGAGCTTTCCCGGTCAGTACCGCAACTGGTTCTACTCGCTGCTGGTCATGGCCGCCGTCCTCGCCGCGGAGGAGCCCTTCCGGACCTGTCTCGGGCACGGCCTGGTGCGGGACGAGCAGGGACGCGAGATGCACAAATCCTGGGGCAACGCCATTGAGTTCAACGAGGCCGCCGATCGGGCCGGCGTGGATACGATGCGCTGGTTGTACGTGTCCCAGAACCCGGCCCAGAACCTCAACTTCGGCTATGGGATCCTGGACGACGTCCGCCGGCGCTTCATCATCCCGTTGTGGAACGTCTTCGCCTTCCTGGTGACCTACGCCAGCCTGGAGACCTTCGAGCTCGGCGACCTGCTCCGCCAGCCGCCCCAGGTGGGGACCCTGGACCGCTGGTTGCTCTCCCGCCTGACCCGTGTCGTCGGGACGGTCGCCGAGCGTCTCGACGACTACGACCCCCAGGGCGCCAGTCGGGTCCTGGAAGCCTTCGTCGACGACCTCTCCAACTGGTACGTGCGACGGTCGCGCCGCCGCTTCTGGAAGAGCGGGGCCGACGAGGACAAACGGGCGGCGTACTACACGCTGTACCGGACGATGCGGACCCTGACCCTCCTGCTCGCCCCCTTCATCCCGTTCCTGGCGGAGCGTCTGTACCAGGACCTGGTGCGGGTCGTCGAACCCGACGCCCCCGTCAGTGTCCACCTCTGCGACTTTCCCGAACCGGTGGAGGCGTGGCTCGACGACCAGCTGGAGGCCGAGATGGACGCCGTCCGCCGTCTCGTAACCCTGGGACGGGCCGCCCGCGGCCAGGCCAGACTCAAGGTCCGCCAGCCGCTGCCCGCCGTGCTCCTCGTCACGAAGTCCGCCGGGCTGCGGGAGCGGGCGGACCTGCTGGACATCCTGGCCGACGAGCTGAACGTGAAGGCGGTCCGGTTCGTGGACGACCCGGGCCGCTATGTCACCTTCGAAGTCAAGCCGCGGTTTGAGGTCCTGGGCCCTCGCTACGGCGCCGTGGTGCAGGCGATCGCCAGGCAGCTGCGGACCCTCGATCCGGGCGCGGCCCTCCAGGCCCTGGCCCGCGACGGCCGCCTCCGGCTCTCCGTGGACGGACGGGACGTCGTGCTGACGCCGGAGGAGCTGGAGATCCGGATGCAGAGCACCCGGGGCTACGCCGCCGAAGGAGCCGACGGGGAGTTCGCCATCCTGGAGACCGCGTTGACCCCCGACCTGGTGCTGGAAGGCCGGGCCCGCGAGCTGGTGCACCAGGTGCAGACCCTGCGCAAGGAGCTCAACCTGGCCGTGAACGATCGCATCGTGCTCCACTACGAGGGCCCGCTCCAGGACCTGCTCGCCGCCCACCGGGAGTACATCATGCGGGAGACCCTGACGGTCGAGGTGCGCGAGGGGGTGCCGGCGGGGCAGCCGGCCCGCACCCTGCAGCTGGACGGGGCGCAGGTCCGTCTGGCTCTGGCGCGCCACGGGCCGTAG